One region of Termitidicoccus mucosus genomic DNA includes:
- a CDS encoding sialate O-acetylesterase — protein sequence MKTIIHGKWRKPGYWGFACMYLCLALNAGAKVAPASLFTDHMVLQHGKPIYVWGTASPGEQVHVSLGALASGGVSADSEGNWLVELSAQPVVASPLTLRIRGENEILVEDVLIGEVWLGSGQSNMGVTAGGTNDWESVQKEIAAGDFSQVRVFQMAWTASDAPRRDLGGARWRASDNNSLRNFSAAMVYFARALQRARPGVPIGLIQSSVGGTNAHAWLPNDAFENGKGAAYIRRWYREQLDKLPVENKLYAEKLEQHREAVEKAKQEKKQPPRAPEPPMGPESKRRPACLYNGMIAPLQPYGIRGVAWYQGENNSSLQWVGDYAALMADLINGWCADWARVARRDQPDMLPFLIVQLPNFKNGNVWPLLREQQERIVQSVPGTALVCIIDSGDPKDIHPRNKTPVGERLALAARALVYGEGNLVWSGPVFRDAACGDGKAVVSFGHIGSGLMTTDGGPPRGFEIAGDDRRFFPAAAKISGQSVILESSHVPGPVAVRYAWENNPENLNLYNKENLPAHPFRTDDWPWPAGGKSNCGR from the coding sequence ATGAAAACCATCATTCACGGCAAATGGCGAAAGCCCGGCTATTGGGGATTCGCCTGCATGTATCTTTGTCTGGCGTTGAATGCCGGAGCCAAGGTTGCGCCGGCTTCGCTTTTCACGGACCACATGGTGTTGCAGCATGGCAAGCCCATTTATGTGTGGGGAACCGCCTCGCCGGGCGAGCAGGTGCATGTTTCTCTCGGGGCGCTTGCCTCCGGCGGGGTGTCCGCCGACAGCGAGGGAAACTGGCTGGTGGAACTTTCCGCCCAACCGGTCGTCGCGAGCCCGCTGACGCTGCGTATTCGCGGGGAAAATGAAATCTTGGTCGAGGACGTGCTGATCGGGGAGGTATGGCTCGGCTCGGGGCAGTCCAACATGGGCGTCACCGCCGGCGGGACGAACGACTGGGAGTCCGTGCAAAAGGAGATCGCGGCGGGAGATTTTTCCCAGGTGCGCGTATTCCAGATGGCGTGGACGGCATCCGATGCTCCACGGCGCGACCTCGGAGGCGCGCGCTGGCGGGCCTCGGACAACAACAGCCTGCGAAATTTTTCCGCCGCGATGGTTTATTTTGCCCGCGCATTGCAAAGGGCCAGACCGGGCGTGCCGATCGGCCTCATACAATCGTCCGTCGGCGGCACCAACGCCCACGCCTGGCTGCCCAACGACGCCTTTGAAAACGGAAAAGGAGCCGCCTACATCCGGCGCTGGTATCGCGAGCAACTGGACAAGCTGCCGGTTGAAAACAAGCTTTACGCGGAAAAACTGGAGCAGCATCGGGAGGCCGTCGAAAAGGCAAAACAGGAAAAGAAACAACCGCCGCGCGCGCCGGAGCCGCCCATGGGACCGGAAAGCAAGCGCCGCCCGGCCTGCCTGTATAATGGCATGATTGCCCCGCTCCAGCCTTACGGCATTCGCGGCGTGGCGTGGTATCAGGGCGAGAACAACAGTTCGCTCCAATGGGTGGGGGATTACGCGGCCTTGATGGCCGATCTGATCAATGGCTGGTGCGCCGACTGGGCGAGAGTGGCGCGCCGGGACCAGCCGGACATGCTTCCGTTTCTCATCGTGCAGCTCCCAAATTTCAAAAACGGCAATGTCTGGCCGCTCTTGCGCGAGCAGCAGGAGCGGATTGTGCAAAGCGTTCCGGGAACGGCGCTCGTCTGCATAATTGATTCCGGCGATCCCAAGGACATTCATCCGCGCAATAAAACGCCGGTCGGCGAGCGGCTGGCGCTGGCGGCAAGGGCGCTGGTTTACGGGGAGGGCAACCTTGTCTGGTCCGGCCCTGTTTTCCGCGACGCCGCCTGCGGGGACGGCAAGGCCGTGGTTTCGTTCGGGCACATCGGGAGCGGCTTGATGACGACGGATGGCGGGCCGCCGCGCGGCTTTGAGATTGCGGGAGATGACCGGAGGTTCTTTCCGGCTGCGGCGAAAATATCCGGGCAAAGCGTCATCTTGGAATCCTCGCATGTGCCGGGCCCGGTCGCGGTGCGTTATGCCTGGGAAAACAATCCCGAAAATCTCAATTTATATAACAAGGAAAAC